From the Calditrichota bacterium genome, the window CAGTCCCGCAGCCAAGATGATGATCACGATGGCTGCCGCAGCCCCAATGACAAATTTGCTGTTCTCCTCGAGGTACTTGGTCACCTTGGCGTAGGTGGTGACGAACTTATCTTCCTTGATTTCTCGTCGTGTCAGGCGCTTCTTCGGTTTCAGCATGCTCGCTCCCAGGCTGATGGTGTCAGTTCGTTTCTCGGTGCCCCTAGCAGGACTTGAACCTGCGACACATGGTTTAGGAAACCACTGCTCTATCCGTACTGAGCTATAGGGGCGGATGCGCGCGGTGGCAAGCGTTCTTGCCGGCGACAATTATACAAAATTCGCGCGGCAAACGCAAGGGCATTTTGGCGCAAGGGTGGAAAGGTGAGGAAACCCAGGAAGCGGAGAATGCAGCAAAGCTGTTTGTCAACCCCACTGGGCTCAGGAAAGGCGGCTGAGGAGTTGCTCAACCGCCTGCGGAATCGCCTGGCGCACGGCAGGGGTGGTACACTGCTCGACAAAGGTCTCGGTGTCAGCTACCTCCACCGTCAGGACTTCGACAAGTTGCGGTACCGCAATTCCCATGCGGCGCGCGAGGTCGAGCGCCGCACGCAGGCCGATGTGGTGTGCGGAGAGGAAACTGCCCGGTTCTCCCAGGTCGTCAACGGTGAGCCACTGCAGCGTGCCCGGAGCGCTGCGACCCGTGCGCACCGAGTCGACGATGATCGCTCGGTCGTAACCCTCCAACAGCTCCGCCAAGTAGAACCCTGCGAGCTGCGTCTCTTTGACGTCCACCTCCTGCCCTTGCAGACGACGGCCCAGTTCCCGTGCGATGTAAATGCCGACGCCGT encodes:
- a CDS encoding hydrogenase maturation protease, encoding MKTLVLGMGNTLLADDGVGIYIARELGRRLQGQEVDVKETQLAGFYLAELLEGYDRAIIVDSVRTGRSAPGTLQWLTVDDLGEPGSFLSAHHIGLRAALDLARRMGIAVPQLVEVLTVEVADTETFVEQCTTPAVRQAIPQAVEQLLSRLS